The following coding sequences are from one Leptospira mayottensis 200901116 window:
- a CDS encoding DMT family transporter: MQIQVLIVFTVALAFNALANILIKASSLNDVSEKMVGLRAILQVVFNPIFIGGLVSFGLALLGYRFVLGKGLKLSLAYPVFTSAGFIIVLIVSSIVFKERLTWPQWVGIVLILAGVWLCAANMFETKS; the protein is encoded by the coding sequence ATGCAGATACAAGTTCTTATCGTTTTTACCGTCGCTCTTGCGTTTAATGCACTTGCCAATATTCTCATTAAGGCTAGTTCTTTAAATGACGTTTCTGAAAAAATGGTGGGATTGCGAGCAATTCTGCAAGTTGTCTTCAATCCGATTTTTATCGGAGGATTGGTTTCTTTCGGTTTGGCACTTTTGGGATATCGTTTCGTTTTAGGGAAGGGATTAAAGCTTTCTCTTGCATATCCGGTTTTTACGAGTGCGGGTTTTATTATCGTATTGATCGTATCTTCCATCGTGTTTAAAGAAAGATTAACCTGGCCTCAGTGGGTGGGAATCGTTCTTATTCTTGCGGGTGTTTGGCTTTGTGCCGCAAATATGTTCGAAACAAAATCTTAA